From candidate division KSB1 bacterium:
GTTTGATATTCCCAACCGCCGGGATTATATCAACATAACGAGTAAAGTTGAGGAATTAGTAGAGAAGAGCAATGTGGGGGAAGGGTTGTGTCTGGTCAACGCCATGCACATTACGGCATCTGTTTATATCAACGATGCGGAAAGCGGCCTCATCCAGGACTATGATGACTGGCTTGAGAAACTGGCCCCGCACGAACCGATTTCACAGTACAGGCACAACCGCACCGGTGAAGACAATGGTGACGCGCATTTAAAACGGCAGATTATGGGCAGAGAGGTTGTGGTGGCAATTACAAACGGTAGGTTAGATTTTGGCCCGTGGGAACAGATTTATTATGCGGAATTTGACGGCAGGAGAAAGAAACGGGTTTTGGTGAAAATTATCGGAGAATAATTTATCAGGGATTGCGAACGGTTACAATTAAATTATAAATCATACCGATCAACCAGCCGCATATTCCGCCAAAAACAGCACCATAAAAAAGACCGATAACCGAACCGGCCCAGGTAACGGAATAGCCGATAAAATACTGTCCTAAAAGTTCGAGGTGCGGCCCGACATGTTCTCCACCTTTTATGAGCAGCCAAACTGTCATAACAAACAAACCCAATCCACAAATAATAGCAAAAATCAGAGCAAGAATATTAGCATGAATTCTCGCTATTGTGTGGCTTATTTCCTGGGTTTTAGCGAATTGGCTCATTTTAATCCTTTCCAACGGGGTTAGATTTTATCAAGAGCATGCCTTCTTCTCTCAGTTTGAGCACGTCGATGCACAAGAAGAGCGTACGCCGATAACCCCCAGTTTCTCAAAAACGCAATCGAACTCCCGAGCAAAAATCCAAGAAAACCTGCATCAAAAAAACCAATGAGAGCTCCCCTCCAACTCACTTCAAACCCGTAAAAATATTGCGCCAGAAGCCGCAATCGTGGCCCGACAACCTCTCCCCCTTTTAGCAGGAGAATCGATGTCGCTAAAAAAATGAGAATACCAAAAACAGTTCCAACCGAGAGGCCCAACGCTAAGGGATCTAACCTGGCGAAAACTTTTTCGATAATATCATCCACCGATAGTTTTGACTCGGTCTCTACTCTGGTTGGAATCAAACGGTCACCGGTTTGATGTCCCTTCGTGTTAACCTCTTCATGGTACTCCATTTCAGTATTAACAGACCAGACATCATTGGTTTCGCCCGTCACGTTCCGGGCCGCATAAACACCGGTGAGCATCGAATGATCCTGGTTATTGTAACGATGCAGGCCATTTCGGCCAATGGTCTGCAAATTCGTGAAAGTATCTATGTATTGACGAATTGTCGACAGGGTTTCCTGGTAATCGCGATCATAAATCGGATAGGCTTTTTTCATGCGAACCACTGTCCCATCGATGACCTCCGAGGCTTGAATAAACCCCAGTTGTACACATTCCCGTACACCAAAATCTATGAGCCGGTCGTCTGACCAGGTCCACTCCTCGTCTTTGTCCCACAAAAAATATTCAAGCCCCAAAGATGACTTCGATGAATCCGGAACCATTTCCGGACTCCAGTTTTTGTAGTTTTGAATCCGCCCCATTTTCACTTCGGGGGTATGAATATAAATCCAATTATCGGGAAAAACTTTTTCCCGATTCACAATCAAGACAACAGTCAGATAATCGCGATACCGCAACCTGTTTGCTGCTTCCAAAACTTCATCAGGTGGTGCCGGACTCAGGGAATGAATCAATTCTCTGAGCGGCATGGTCGATACAAAATGATCACCGCTGTATTCTGTCATCTCAGCTGAACCATGGCGGGCCACCACACACTCAACGCGTCCATTTTTGTGGCACACTTGCTCAACGCGGGTATTGCGGATAGTTGGGTTGCCATTTTCCGCCAACGAACTCTCGCAATGTTCCCACATCATGCCGGGACCCAACCGAGGATAAAAGAATTCATCAATCAAAGTCGTAATTATTTCCCCGTTTGAGTTTCTTTCGCCAAACAAAGCATTCCGGACGGCTGCGCTTAAAGACAAATTCTTTATCCGCTGCGCGGCCCAATCTGCTGAAATTTCGTTACAGGGGATTCCCCAAACTTTCTCTGTGTAATTTT
This genomic window contains:
- a CDS encoding NAD(P)/FAD-dependent oxidoreductase, translated to MNASLIIGAGPAGLTTAYELSKLGKSSVILEADNQVGGIARTANYQGYRFDIGGHRFFSKVPYINQLWHEILEEDFLVRPRLSRIHYRGHFYDYPLKAMNALAGLGPVEALLVCLSYSKSRFFPNREENNFEQWVTNRFGHRLYNIFFKNYTEKVWGIPCNEISADWAAQRIKNLSLSAAVRNALFGERNSNGEIITTLIDEFFYPRLGPGMMWEHCESSLAENGNPTIRNTRVEQVCHKNGRVECVVARHGSAEMTEYSGDHFVSTMPLRELIHSLSPAPPDEVLEAANRLRYRDYLTVVLIVNREKVFPDNWIYIHTPEVKMGRIQNYKNWSPEMVPDSSKSSLGLEYFLWDKDEEWTWSDDRLIDFGVRECVQLGFIQASEVIDGTVVRMKKAYPIYDRDYQETLSTIRQYIDTFTNLQTIGRNGLHRYNNQDHSMLTGVYAARNVTGETNDVWSVNTEMEYHEEVNTKGHQTGDRLIPTRVETESKLSVDDIIEKVFARLDPLALGLSVGTVFGILIFLATSILLLKGGEVVGPRLRLLAQYFYGFEVSWRGALIGFFDAGFLGFLLGSSIAFLRNWGLSAYALLVHRRAQTERRRHALDKI
- a CDS encoding YjbQ family protein, whose product is MKSLTEHLWFDIPNRRDYINITSKVEELVEKSNVGEGLCLVNAMHITASVYINDAESGLIQDYDDWLEKLAPHEPISQYRHNRTGEDNGDAHLKRQIMGREVVVAITNGRLDFGPWEQIYYAEFDGRRKKRVLVKIIGE